A region from the Bradyrhizobium erythrophlei genome encodes:
- a CDS encoding 2-oxoacid:ferredoxin oxidoreductase subunit beta — translation MTYIAKPKFQHPGLPKNDLGYTHRDYEGKVSTLCAGCGHDSITASIIEACFELSIEPHRVAKISGIGCSSKTPDYFLGNSHGFNSVHGRMPSVLTGANLANRDLIYLGVSGDGDSASIGFGQFAHSIRRGVNMTYIVENNGVYGLTKGQFSATADRGSKSKKGVTNTDNAIDLVAIALQLGATFVARSFSGDKSQLVPLISAAIEHRGSAFIDVISPCIAFNNHAGSTKSFDYVREHNDAVNRLDVLTGREPITVDYAPGTVQVVEQHDGSRLALRKIDADYDPSDRVAAMTFLQKHAAKGQIVTGLLYIDPDADDLHTHLDTVEKPLNTLDAKALCPGSATLDKINAGLR, via the coding sequence ATGACCTATATCGCCAAGCCGAAATTCCAGCATCCGGGGCTTCCGAAGAACGACCTCGGCTATACCCATCGGGATTACGAGGGCAAGGTTTCGACGCTGTGCGCCGGCTGCGGCCATGACTCGATCACGGCCTCGATCATCGAGGCCTGTTTCGAGCTTTCGATCGAGCCGCACCGCGTCGCCAAGATTTCCGGCATCGGCTGCTCCTCGAAGACGCCGGATTATTTCCTCGGCAATTCGCACGGCTTCAATTCGGTGCATGGCCGCATGCCGTCGGTGCTGACCGGCGCCAACCTCGCCAACCGCGACCTGATCTATCTCGGCGTTTCCGGCGACGGCGACTCGGCCTCGATCGGCTTCGGCCAGTTCGCGCATTCGATCCGGCGCGGCGTCAACATGACCTATATCGTCGAAAACAACGGCGTTTACGGCCTCACCAAGGGGCAGTTCTCGGCCACCGCCGATCGCGGCTCGAAGTCCAAGAAGGGCGTGACCAATACCGACAACGCCATTGACCTCGTGGCGATCGCGCTGCAGCTCGGCGCCACCTTCGTGGCGCGCAGCTTCTCCGGCGACAAGTCGCAACTGGTGCCGCTGATCTCCGCCGCCATCGAGCATCGCGGCTCGGCCTTCATCGACGTGATCAGCCCCTGCATCGCCTTCAACAACCATGCGGGCTCGACCAAGAGTTTTGATTATGTCCGCGAACACAATGACGCGGTGAACCGTCTCGACGTGCTCACCGGCCGCGAACCGATCACGGTCGACTATGCGCCGGGCACCGTACAGGTGGTCGAGCAGCACGACGGCTCGCGGCTGGCGCTGCGCAAGATCGACGCCGATTACGATCCGAGCGATCGCGTCGCGGCGATGACCTTCCTGCAGAAGCACGCCGCCAAGGGCCAGATCGTCACCGGCCTGCTCTACATCGATCCCGATGCGGATGATTTGCACACCCATCTCGACACGGTCGAGAAGCCGCTCAACACGCTCGACGCCAAGGCGCTGTGCCCCGGCTCCGCGACGCTGGACAAGATCAACGCCGGCCTGCGCTAG
- a CDS encoding carbon-nitrogen hydrolase family protein: protein MGVQHPKYKVAVVQAAPVWLDLDATVDKTIGLIKEAANAGAKLIAFPEAFIPGYPWYIWMGAPAWAIGRGFVQRYFDNSLSYDSAQAEKLRDAVRSAGITAVLGLSERSGGSLYLAQWLIGPDGETIAKRRKLRPTHAERTVFGDGDGSDLAVHARPDIGRLGALCCWEHLQPLSKYAMYAQDEQVHVAAWPSFSLYDPFAHALGAEVNNAASKVYAVEGSCFVLGPCATVSQAMIDEICDTPDKNQLLHAGGGHAVIYGPDGSSLAEKLPQDQEGLLCADIDLGMIGVAKNAADPAGHYSRPDVTRLLFNNKPSRRVEHFSLPIDTEAVVEVAAAK, encoded by the coding sequence GGTGTGGCTCGATCTCGACGCAACGGTCGACAAAACCATCGGCCTGATCAAAGAAGCGGCGAACGCTGGCGCGAAGTTAATCGCCTTCCCCGAAGCGTTTATCCCGGGATACCCGTGGTACATCTGGATGGGAGCGCCGGCCTGGGCGATCGGGCGCGGCTTCGTCCAACGCTATTTCGACAATTCGCTTTCCTACGACAGTGCGCAGGCCGAGAAGTTGCGCGATGCGGTTCGCAGCGCCGGCATTACCGCCGTTCTCGGCCTGTCTGAGCGGAGCGGTGGCAGCCTTTACCTCGCTCAATGGCTGATCGGACCCGACGGCGAGACCATTGCCAAGCGCCGCAAGCTGCGTCCGACCCATGCCGAGCGAACGGTGTTCGGGGATGGCGACGGCAGCGATCTCGCGGTTCATGCGCGTCCCGATATCGGCCGGCTGGGCGCACTTTGCTGCTGGGAGCATCTCCAGCCGCTGTCGAAATACGCCATGTATGCTCAGGACGAGCAGGTGCATGTCGCGGCCTGGCCGAGTTTCTCGCTGTACGACCCGTTTGCACACGCGCTGGGCGCGGAAGTCAACAATGCCGCCAGCAAGGTGTATGCGGTCGAGGGCTCCTGTTTTGTCCTGGGCCCTTGCGCAACCGTGTCGCAGGCGATGATCGATGAAATCTGCGACACGCCCGACAAGAACCAGCTCCTTCATGCCGGCGGCGGCCACGCCGTCATTTACGGTCCCGACGGCTCATCGCTTGCCGAGAAACTTCCCCAGGATCAGGAGGGCCTGCTCTGCGCTGACATCGATCTTGGCATGATTGGCGTCGCCAAGAACGCGGCCGATCCCGCCGGGCACTATTCAAGGCCCGATGTCACGCGGCTCCTGTTCAACAACAAGCCGTCCAGACGGGTGGAGCATTTCTCACTGCCGATCGACACCGAGGCAGTCGTCGAGGTCGCAGCTGCCAAATAA